In Quadrisphaera sp. RL12-1S, a single genomic region encodes these proteins:
- a CDS encoding LCP family protein: MADEPRWGPATTYRSSPGLRRGAAGQRSGSSSKRPGSAQQSRAERAYREDGGGAGRVGPAAGTPRRPNAQPPLQGPGARRRRRPVRAVVVLVLLALVAYPVALGAVAYTSVTRVGALPSSSAAVTPGQTILLVGSDSREGLTRDQMVQLSTGTDVQGKRTDTIMLLHRPSGGGPTVLLSIPRDSYVKIPGHSSNKINAAYAFGGPSLLVQTVEGATGIHVDGYVETGLGGFANLVDAVGGVRMCPEKAIKDPKAGLDVQAGCQTMDGPTALGYARTRDFDVNGDLGRAQRQRAIIGAVAHEAASPAVLLNPFRSFPLAEAGGSALSVDDGFGPTDLYGFVMGVRAVAGGQAVSLNVPVASANRRTKAGLVVDWDQAKAEQVFQAIKDDDTESVKAIAAAESTGSATSATS; this comes from the coding sequence GTGGCTGACGAACCGCGCTGGGGACCCGCGACGACCTACCGGTCGTCGCCGGGACTGCGCCGCGGCGCCGCCGGCCAGCGCAGCGGCTCCTCCTCGAAGCGCCCCGGCAGCGCCCAGCAGTCCCGCGCGGAGCGCGCCTACCGGGAGGACGGCGGCGGCGCGGGGCGCGTGGGCCCTGCCGCGGGGACCCCCCGCCGCCCGAACGCGCAGCCCCCGCTGCAGGGGCCGGGCGCGCGCCGCAGGCGGCGGCCGGTGAGGGCCGTCGTCGTCCTGGTCCTCCTGGCGCTCGTGGCGTACCCGGTGGCGCTCGGCGCGGTGGCCTACACGTCCGTGACGCGCGTCGGCGCCCTGCCCAGCTCCTCCGCGGCGGTGACGCCGGGGCAGACCATCCTGCTGGTCGGCTCCGACAGCCGCGAGGGCCTCACGCGCGACCAGATGGTGCAGCTGTCCACCGGGACCGACGTCCAGGGCAAGCGGACCGACACGATCATGCTGCTGCACCGGCCCAGCGGCGGCGGCCCCACGGTGCTGCTGAGCATCCCCCGCGACAGCTACGTGAAGATCCCCGGGCACAGCTCGAACAAGATCAACGCTGCGTACGCCTTCGGCGGGCCCTCGCTGCTGGTGCAGACGGTGGAGGGCGCGACCGGCATCCACGTCGACGGCTACGTGGAGACCGGGCTCGGCGGCTTCGCCAACCTCGTCGACGCGGTCGGCGGCGTGCGGATGTGCCCGGAGAAGGCCATCAAGGACCCGAAGGCGGGTCTGGACGTGCAGGCCGGCTGCCAGACCATGGACGGGCCGACGGCGCTCGGGTACGCCCGCACCCGCGACTTCGACGTCAACGGCGACCTCGGCCGCGCCCAGCGCCAGCGCGCCATCATCGGCGCCGTCGCCCACGAGGCGGCCTCCCCCGCCGTGCTGCTCAACCCGTTCCGGTCGTTCCCGCTGGCCGAGGCCGGTGGCTCGGCGCTGTCCGTGGACGACGGCTTCGGGCCCACGGACCTGTACGGCTTCGTCATGGGAGTCCGCGCTGTCGCCGGTGGCCAGGCGGTCTCGCTCAACGTGCCGGTCGCCAGCGCCAACCGCCGCACCAAGGCCGGTCTGGTGGTGGACTGGGACCAGGCGAAGGCCGAGCAGGTCTTCCAGGCCATCAAGGACGACGACACCGAGTCCGTCAAGGCCATCGCCGCCGCCGAGTCCACCGGCTCCGCGACCAGCGCCACCTCCTGA
- a CDS encoding ArnT family glycosyltransferase, which produces MTFSYSASSAAPAEVPAPSAATRWWRGRAADPAWARAALVVLLLGTAVLYLWDLSESGWANAFYSAAAQAGSRSWEAFFYGSSDAGNSITVDKPPASLWVMALSVRLFGLSSWSLLVPEALMGVGAVWLLHGSVRRVAGAPAGLLAGLALAVTPVAALMFRFDNPDALLVLLMTGAAVAVLRAVEAAATSAQTRWLLLAGVLVGLGFLTKQLQVFLVLPAFGLTYLLLGRPDLGRRVVQLLAAGAALVVSAGWWVAVVELVPAGSRPYIGGSQDDSFLGLTFGYNGVGRLTGQETGSVGTTVGPGGAGHWGDTGLLRLLGTTFGGQVTWLVPAALVLGAVALWLLRRSARTSPLRAALVLWGTWLLTTWLVFSYMSGIFHPYYTVALAPAIAALVGLGAAVVWRARASWLGTAALAAATGLTAAWAFVLLTRSSDYYPLLKWLVLAVGLLAALGFVLLRAVPVLPRLARTAGLSVVGAAVVASLAAPTAYAVDTAGNPHTGSLPSAGPAVSGGLGAGMAGPGGFGRTGHGGWSGSSHGGQHGGQMGGQPGQLGGQLGGQGQQWQAVPPVQGRQWQAGPRGGGSGAGAGAGPQQFPGTAGGFGGLGAAGGTGGFGGAAGGGGLLSASRPSAALVQLLEQDAGRYRWVAAAIGSQNAAGYQLATQDPVMPVGGFNGTDPSPTLAQFQRYVADGDIHYFIASATVGGFQGGSGTAERDSAQVRDWVESHFTSQDVDGTTVYDLTAPSATGAASA; this is translated from the coding sequence ATGACCTTCTCGTACTCCGCCTCGAGCGCGGCCCCCGCCGAGGTGCCCGCCCCGAGCGCGGCCACCCGGTGGTGGCGCGGCCGCGCGGCGGACCCGGCCTGGGCGCGCGCCGCCCTCGTGGTGCTGCTGCTCGGCACGGCCGTGCTCTACCTGTGGGACCTCAGCGAGTCCGGCTGGGCCAACGCCTTCTACTCCGCGGCGGCGCAGGCGGGGTCGCGCAGCTGGGAGGCCTTCTTCTACGGCTCCTCCGACGCCGGCAACTCCATCACCGTGGATAAGCCGCCCGCCTCGCTGTGGGTGATGGCGCTGTCGGTGCGGCTGTTCGGCCTGTCCAGCTGGTCGCTGCTGGTGCCGGAGGCGCTCATGGGCGTCGGGGCCGTGTGGCTGCTGCACGGGTCGGTGCGCCGCGTGGCCGGAGCACCCGCCGGGCTGCTGGCGGGGCTCGCGCTGGCGGTGACGCCCGTGGCCGCGCTGATGTTCCGCTTCGACAACCCCGACGCGCTGCTCGTGCTGCTCATGACGGGTGCCGCCGTCGCCGTCCTGAGGGCGGTGGAGGCCGCGGCGACGTCGGCGCAGACGCGCTGGCTCCTGCTCGCCGGGGTGCTCGTGGGGCTCGGCTTCCTCACCAAGCAGCTGCAGGTCTTCCTCGTGCTGCCGGCGTTCGGCCTCACCTACCTGCTGCTCGGGCGCCCCGATCTCGGGCGCCGCGTGGTGCAGCTGCTCGCCGCGGGGGCCGCGCTGGTGGTCTCGGCGGGCTGGTGGGTGGCCGTGGTGGAGCTGGTGCCGGCCGGTTCGCGCCCGTACATCGGCGGCTCGCAGGACGACAGCTTCCTGGGGCTGACCTTCGGCTACAACGGCGTCGGCCGGCTGACCGGCCAGGAGACGGGCTCCGTGGGCACCACCGTGGGCCCGGGGGGCGCCGGCCACTGGGGCGACACCGGCCTGCTGCGGCTGCTCGGCACCACCTTCGGGGGCCAGGTGACGTGGCTGGTGCCCGCGGCGCTGGTGCTCGGCGCGGTGGCGCTGTGGCTGCTGCGCCGGTCCGCGCGGACCTCCCCGCTGCGCGCCGCGCTGGTGCTGTGGGGCACCTGGCTGCTCACCACGTGGCTGGTCTTCAGCTACATGTCCGGGATCTTCCACCCGTACTACACGGTGGCGCTGGCGCCCGCGATCGCCGCCCTGGTGGGCCTGGGGGCCGCCGTGGTGTGGCGGGCCCGCGCCTCGTGGCTCGGGACCGCGGCCCTCGCGGCGGCCACCGGTCTGACCGCCGCCTGGGCCTTCGTGCTGCTGACGCGCAGCAGCGACTACTACCCGCTGCTGAAGTGGCTGGTGCTCGCGGTGGGCCTGCTCGCCGCCCTGGGCTTCGTGCTGCTGCGGGCGGTGCCGGTGCTGCCGCGCCTGGCGCGCACGGCGGGGCTGTCCGTGGTGGGGGCCGCGGTGGTCGCCTCGCTGGCCGCACCGACCGCCTACGCCGTCGACACCGCGGGGAACCCGCACACCGGGTCGCTGCCGAGCGCCGGCCCGGCGGTCAGCGGGGGGCTGGGAGCCGGGATGGCGGGACCGGGGGGCTTCGGCCGCACGGGGCACGGCGGCTGGTCGGGGAGCAGCCACGGTGGTCAGCACGGCGGTCAGATGGGCGGCCAGCCGGGTCAGCTCGGCGGCCAGCTGGGTGGGCAGGGCCAGCAGTGGCAGGCGGTCCCGCCCGTCCAGGGCCGGCAGTGGCAGGCGGGCCCGCGCGGCGGCGGTTCGGGGGCCGGGGCGGGGGCGGGGCCCCAGCAGTTCCCGGGAACGGCCGGCGGGTTCGGGGGCCTCGGCGCAGCGGGCGGGACCGGGGGGTTCGGCGGTGCCGCTGGCGGCGGGGGCCTGCTCAGCGCCAGCCGTCCCAGCGCGGCGCTGGTCCAGCTGCTCGAGCAGGACGCCGGCCGCTACCGCTGGGTGGCGGCCGCCATCGGCTCGCAGAACGCCGCCGGGTACCAGCTGGCCACCCAGGACCCGGTGATGCCGGTGGGCGGCTTCAACGGCACCGACCCCTCGCCCACCCTCGCGCAGTTCCAGCGCTACGTGGCCGACGGCGACATCCACTACTTCATCGCCAGCGCCACCGTCGGTGGCTTCCAGGGCGGCAGCGGCACCGCTGAGCGCGACTCCGCGCAGGTCCGCGACTGGGTGGAGTCCCACTTCACGTCGCAGGACGTCGACGGGACCACCGTCTACGACCTCACGGCCCCGTCGGCCACCGGGGCGGCCAGCGCCTGA
- a CDS encoding ferritin-like domain-containing protein, with protein MFGKALVNDMITRSSETAHDRRTMLRGAGLLGLGALGATALGTAGASAANAADAPSDATVLNFALNLEYLEAEFYSYAAFGHGLTQSMADGNGTMGGVSGGRKVLFKNRAVRQYAEEIAKDELAHVAFLRSALGGAKVSRPAIDLKASFTAAAVAAGIIKQGQTFDPFADDTSFLLGAFIFEDVGVTAYKGAAPLITNKTYLEAAAGILAVEAYHAGIVRSALFEMGTDVQGVAQKISDVRDAVDGSTDLDQGLTPDGGATANIVPTDDNGIAFSRTPQQVLNIVYLNGASGVSGGGFYPQGLNGDLRTT; from the coding sequence ATGTTCGGCAAGGCACTGGTCAACGACATGATCACCAGGAGCAGCGAGACGGCGCACGACCGCCGCACCATGCTCCGCGGCGCGGGCCTGCTCGGCCTGGGTGCGCTCGGTGCGACCGCGCTCGGCACCGCCGGTGCGTCCGCGGCGAACGCCGCGGACGCCCCCAGCGACGCGACCGTGCTCAACTTCGCGCTCAACCTGGAGTACCTGGAGGCCGAGTTCTACTCCTACGCCGCCTTCGGCCACGGGCTCACGCAGTCCATGGCGGACGGGAACGGGACGATGGGCGGCGTCTCCGGCGGCCGCAAGGTGCTGTTCAAGAACCGCGCCGTCCGCCAGTACGCCGAGGAGATCGCCAAGGACGAGCTCGCCCACGTGGCGTTCCTGCGCTCCGCCCTGGGCGGCGCCAAGGTCTCGCGCCCGGCGATCGACCTCAAGGCGTCCTTCACCGCGGCGGCCGTGGCCGCCGGCATCATCAAGCAGGGCCAGACCTTCGACCCGTTCGCCGACGACACGAGCTTCCTGCTCGGCGCGTTCATCTTCGAGGACGTCGGCGTCACGGCTTACAAGGGCGCGGCCCCCCTCATCACCAACAAGACCTACCTCGAGGCCGCCGCCGGCATCCTCGCGGTGGAGGCGTACCACGCGGGCATCGTGCGGTCGGCGCTGTTCGAGATGGGCACCGACGTGCAGGGCGTCGCGCAGAAGATCTCCGACGTGCGCGACGCCGTGGACGGATCCACGGACCTCGACCAGGGGCTGACCCCCGACGGCGGCGCCACCGCGAACATCGTGCCCACCGACGACAACGGCATCGCCTTCAGCCGCACGCCGCAGCAGGTGCTGAACATCGTCTACCTCAACGGCGCCTCCGGGGTCTCCGGCGGCGGCTTCTACCCCCAGGGGCTCAACGGCGACCTGCGCACCACCTGA
- a CDS encoding cell wall-binding repeat-containing protein translates to MTSPTPRRRTRAAAVTLLAALAVAPITLLGASAATAATGVKFDQRTGGATRVETAVESSKALYPNGGSDDVVLVNLSRTVDGLSASYLAGLKSAPILYTDTDAAPQATRDEIKRLGVKRVWLVGGEAVISKSQEMAIAGDYTVKRFGGDDRYATAAAVATAGDYAPERVYITSGTSLADAVTVGPQAWANNTPILLTEAGHVPDATKGALDKLGVSYRTVVGGKAVVSDDTYKALGANSRLAGDDRQGTAVAVAEDSVATANFTYAGAALVGGANLNAVDALSASALAGYYGVPILYTWTPDDIGAPTANYLKKHAVDFTGPGFIFGGKSAVSDKAAQQATDAAQ, encoded by the coding sequence GTGACCAGCCCCACCCCGCGCCGGCGCACTCGCGCCGCCGCCGTCACCCTGCTCGCCGCGCTCGCCGTGGCGCCGATCACCCTGCTCGGCGCGTCCGCGGCCACCGCCGCCACCGGCGTGAAGTTCGACCAGCGCACCGGCGGCGCCACCCGCGTCGAGACCGCCGTCGAGTCCTCGAAGGCGCTGTACCCGAACGGCGGCAGCGACGACGTCGTCCTCGTCAACCTGTCCCGCACCGTCGACGGCCTCTCGGCCTCGTACCTCGCCGGCCTCAAGAGCGCGCCGATCCTCTACACCGACACCGACGCGGCGCCCCAGGCCACCCGCGACGAGATCAAGCGCCTCGGCGTCAAGCGCGTCTGGCTGGTCGGCGGCGAGGCCGTCATCTCCAAGAGCCAGGAGATGGCCATCGCCGGCGACTACACCGTCAAGCGCTTCGGCGGTGACGACCGCTACGCCACCGCCGCGGCCGTGGCGACCGCCGGGGACTACGCCCCCGAGCGCGTCTACATCACCTCCGGCACCTCGCTGGCCGACGCCGTGACGGTCGGCCCGCAGGCGTGGGCGAACAACACCCCGATCCTCCTCACCGAGGCCGGCCACGTGCCGGACGCCACCAAGGGCGCCCTCGACAAGCTCGGCGTGAGCTACCGCACCGTGGTGGGCGGCAAGGCCGTCGTCTCCGACGACACCTACAAGGCCCTCGGAGCCAACAGCCGCCTCGCCGGCGACGACCGCCAGGGCACCGCCGTGGCGGTGGCCGAGGACTCGGTGGCCACCGCGAACTTCACCTACGCCGGTGCGGCGCTGGTGGGCGGGGCCAACCTCAACGCCGTCGACGCGCTGTCGGCCTCGGCGCTGGCCGGCTACTACGGCGTGCCGATCCTCTACACCTGGACGCCCGACGACATCGGCGCGCCCACGGCGAACTACCTCAAGAAGCACGCCGTGGACTTCACGGGCCCGGGCTTCATCTTCGGCGGCAAGAGCGCCGTGTCCGACAAGGCGGCCCAGCAGGCCACCGACGCCGCGCAGTGA
- a CDS encoding ferritin-like domain-containing protein: MFGKPLVVDMISRSAENPADRRNFLRAAGLAGLGAVGAVTAMTVGAQDAHAADAPISDSAILNFALNLEYLEAEFYLRATTGQGLPDSLTTGTKALGGVTGGSQVPFKAGSTVAKYAKEIAGDELAHVKFLRGALGSAAVARPTINFTDAFNAAATAAGVIKAGESFDPFKDETSFLLGAYIFEDLGVTAYKGGAPLISNKDYLGAAAGILAVEAYHAGLVRRSLYNLGIDVAVITNKISDARDSLDGTNDDDQGVLAGNPKAYRANLVPADKNAIAYSRSPQQVHNIAYLNPASGVTKGGFFPDGTNNDDARLTTT, from the coding sequence GTGTTCGGGAAGCCGCTCGTCGTCGACATGATCAGCCGCAGCGCTGAGAACCCCGCGGACCGCCGCAACTTCCTGCGCGCCGCCGGCCTCGCCGGCCTCGGCGCCGTGGGGGCGGTGACCGCCATGACGGTCGGGGCGCAGGACGCCCACGCCGCCGACGCCCCCATCTCCGACAGCGCGATCCTCAACTTCGCGCTGAACCTCGAGTACCTCGAGGCGGAGTTCTACCTCCGAGCCACCACCGGCCAGGGCCTGCCGGACAGCCTCACCACCGGCACCAAGGCGCTGGGTGGGGTCACCGGCGGCTCGCAGGTGCCGTTCAAGGCCGGCAGCACCGTGGCGAAGTACGCCAAGGAGATCGCGGGCGACGAGCTCGCGCACGTGAAGTTCCTGCGCGGGGCGCTCGGCTCGGCCGCGGTGGCCCGCCCGACGATCAACTTCACCGACGCCTTCAACGCCGCGGCCACCGCAGCCGGCGTCATCAAGGCCGGGGAGAGCTTCGACCCGTTCAAGGACGAGACCAGCTTCCTGCTGGGCGCCTACATCTTCGAGGACCTCGGCGTCACCGCCTACAAGGGCGGCGCCCCCCTCATCTCGAACAAGGACTACCTCGGCGCGGCCGCCGGCATCCTGGCCGTCGAGGCCTACCACGCGGGCCTGGTCCGCCGGTCGCTGTACAACCTCGGCATCGACGTCGCGGTGATCACCAACAAGATCTCCGACGCCCGCGACTCCCTCGACGGCACGAACGACGACGACCAGGGCGTCCTCGCCGGCAACCCGAAGGCCTACCGCGCCAACCTCGTGCCGGCCGACAAGAACGCCATCGCGTACAGCCGGTCCCCGCAGCAGGTGCACAACATCGCCTACCTGAACCCGGCGTCCGGCGTCACCAAGGGCGGGTTCTTCCCCGACGGCACCAACAACGACGACGCGCGCCTGACCACCACCTGA